Within Micromonospora narathiwatensis, the genomic segment GATGCACACCCGGCAGAGACCGAACTTGCGGTAGACCGCCTTCGGACGCCCGCACCGCTGGCAGCGGGTGTACGCGCGAACCGAGAACTTCGGCTTCGCGGCCGCCTTGAGGATCAGCGCCTTCTTCGCCATCTCAGTTCTCCTTGAACGGGAAGCCCAGGAGCTTGAGCAGCGCCCGGCCCTCGTCGTCGGTCGTGGCGGTCGTGACGACCGTGATGTCCATGCCCCGCTGGCGATCGATCTTGTCCTGGTCGATCTCGTGGAACACCGACTGCTCGGTCAGACCGAACGTGTAGTTGCCGTGCCCGTCGAGCTTGCGCCCGTCCAGGCCGCGGAAGTCGCGGATACGCGGCAGCGCGATGGAGAGCAGCCGGTCCAGGAACTCCCACATCCGGTCGCCCCGCAGGGTGACCTTCGCGCCGATCGGCATGCCCTCACGGAGCTTGAACTGCGCGATGGACTTGGTCGCCCGCCGCACCTGCGGCTTCTGGCCGGTAATGGTGGCCAGGTCGCGGACCGCACCGTCGATCAGCTTGGCGTCCCGGGCGGCCTCGCCGACACCCATGTTGACGACGATCTTGACCAACCGCGGCACCTGCATGGGGTTGCCGTAGTTGTGCTGCTTCTGCAGCTCGGCCACGATCTCGCTGCGGTACCGCTCCTTGAGGCGCGGCATGGTCTTGGTTTCGGTAGCCGTGGTCATCACAGGTCCTTACCGGTGCTACGCGCGATGCGGACCTTCTGGCCATTGTCGTCGATCCGGTAACCGACGCGGGTCGGCTTGCCGTCGGAGTCCAGGACCATCACGTTCGAGACGTGGATCGGGGCCTCCTGGGTGACGATGCCACCGGTCTTGGCGCCACGCTGGGTGGTGCTGATGCGGGTGTGCTTCTTGACCCGGTTCACGCCCTCGACCAGGACCTTGTCCTGCCGCGGGTAGGCCGCGATGACCTTGCCCTTGGCGCCCTTGTCCTTGCCGGCGATGACGACGACCGTGTCGCCCTTCTTGACCTTCACGGTCACAACACCTCCGGCGCGAGAGAGATGATCTTCATGAACCGCTTGTCCCGCAGCTCACGACCCACCGGGCCGAAGATACGGGTACCGCGCGGGTCCCCACCGTCCTTGATGATGACGGCGGCGTTCTCGTCGAAGCGGATGTACGAGCCGTCCGGCCGCCGCCGCTCCTTGGCGGTGCGAACGACGACGGCCTTGACGACGTCGCCCTTCTTCACACCGGCACCGGGGATCGCGTCCTTGACCGTGGCCACGATGACGTCGCCGATGCTCGCGTAGCGCCGACCGGAGCCACCGAGAACGCGGATGCACAGGATCTCCCGGGCACCCGTGTTGTCGGCGACGCGCAGTCGCGACTCCTGCTGAATCACGTCTATCTCCTATGTCTGCCGGTTCTCCGGCCGCCGCGCGGGCGGCCGGAGCCTGGCGGAACCTGCGCCCGACCGATGCCGGCCGAGCTCGAGCCTTCGCTACTTGGCCTTCTCGAGGATCTCCACGAGCCGCCACCGCTTGGTGGCGGACAGCGGCCGGGTCTCCATGATCAGGACCCGGTCGCCGATGCCGGCCGAGTTCTGCTCGTCATGCACCTTCAGCTTGCTGGTCCGGCGCATGATCTTGCCGTACAGCGCGTGCTTGACCCGGTCCTCGACCTCGACCACGACGGTCTTTTCCATCTTGTCGCTGACCACGAGGCCCTCACGCACCTTGCGGCGGGCCCGCGCGGTGGCGGCGGTGGTGTTCTCACTCATGATGCAGTCACCTCAGTCGGCGCGGCCGAGAGACCCAGCTCACGCTCACGCATGATCGTGTAGATCCGGGCGATCTCCCGACGGATGACCTGCAGCCGCCGGTTGTTGTCAAGCTGCCCGGTTGCGGCCTGCACGCGGAGGTTGAACAGCTCCGCCTTCGCCTCACGCAGCTTCGTGACCAGCTCCTCCTCGGAGAGCTCACGCAGCTCGGAGGCCTTGACGCCCGCTGCCATCAGGATTCACCCACTTCGCGCGTAACAATGCGGCACTTCATCGGGAGCTTGTGGATCGCGCGACGCATCGCCTCTCGCGCGATCTGCTCGTTCGGGAAGGACATCTCGAAGAGAACCCGCCCCGGCTTGACGTTGGCGACCCACCACTCGGGCGAACCCTTACCGGAACCCATGCGGGTTTCCGCCGGCTTCTTGGTGAGCGCCTGGTCCGGGAAGATCGTGATCCAGACCTTGCCACCACGCTTGATGTGCCGGGTCATCGCGATACGCGCCGACTCGATCTGGCGGTTGGTCACGTACGCCGGCTCGAGAGCCTGGATCCCGAACTCGCCGAACACCACCCGGTTACCGCCCTTGGACGCGCCGTGGCGGTCCGGGTGGTGCGGCTTGCGGAAGCCCTTCGGGGGCTTGCGCGGCATCAGCATCTGTCAGCCCTCCTGCTGCGTTTCTGCCGGCTGGGTAGCGGCCGGCTCGGACGCGGTCGCAGCGACAGCACCGGCGTCCACCGGCTCGCCGCTCGGCGTCTCGGCCTGCTGCGCGATGGTGGTCGCGGCAGCCCGGCCGGCCTCGGTGCCACCGGCGGTCGTGCCGGACGAACCCGACCGGCCACGGCGCGGCCGCTCGGGGCGGTCGCCGCGGTCACGACGCGGGCGGGACGGGCCGGCCTCGGCCGGAGCCTCCCGGCCCGGGACGGCGTCGCCCTTGTAGATCCAGACCTTCACGCCGATCCGGCCGAAGGTGGTACGGGCCTCGAAGAAGCCGTACTCGATGTTGGCCCGCAGCGTGTGCAGCGGAACCCGGCCCTCGCGGTAGAACTCGGTCCGGCTCATCTCGGCGCCGCCGAGACGGCCCGAGACCTGCACCCGGATGCCCTTGCAGACCGGGTTCTTCATCGCGGACTGCATCGCCTTGCGCATGGCCCGACGGAAGCTGACCCGGCTGGACAACTGCTCGGCGACGCCCTGGGCGACCAGCTGCGCGTCCGACTCGGGGCTCTTCACCTCGATGATGTTCAGCTGAACCTGCTTGCCGGTGAGCTTCTCCAGCTCGCCCCGGATCCGGTCGGCCTCCGCACCCTTACGGCCGATGACGATGCCCGGCCGGGCGGTGTGGATGTCGACGCGGACCCGGTCGCGGGTGCGCTCGATGTCGACCTTGGAGATGCCAGCGCGCTCCAGGCCCTTGGACATCATCCGGCGGATCTTGACGTCCTCGCCGATGTAGTCCTTGTAGAGCTTGTCCGCGAACCAGCGGGACTTCCAGTCGGTCGAGATGCCGAGCCGGAACCCGGTCGGGTGAACCTTCTGACCCATTACTCGGCACCCTCCGTCGTGCTCTGCCCCTCAGCAGCCCCGGCTTGCGTCGCAGGCTCGGCCTTCTTCGCCGTCTCGGCCTTCTTCGCCGGCTTCTTCGGCGCGGCCGGCGCCACCGCCTCGACCGCCACGGTGATGTGGCAGGTGCGCTTGCGGATCCGGTACGCCCGGCCCTGCGCCCGCGGCTGGAACCGCTTCATGGTCGGGCCCTCGTCGACGAACGCCTCGCTGACGAGCAGCGCGTCGGGGTCCAGCCGCTCGTTGTTCTCCGCGTTGGCGATCGCGCTCGCGAGCACCTTGTAAACCTGCTCGCTCGCAGCCTGCGGCGCGAACTGCAGCACCGTGAGCGCCTCCTTCGCGGGCAGGCCGCGGACGAGGTTGACCACCCGGCGCGCCTTCATCGGCGAGATGCGCACGTGCCGCGCAACCGCCCGCGCGCCCGGAAGCACCGGAGCGTCGCCCTTTCCTGGCATCGCTGTAACCCCTTGTTCCTCTATCCGTATGCCCGCGGCGTCAGCGCCGGCGGCTCTTCCGGTCGTCCTTCTCGTGACCCTTGAACGTACGGGTCAGCGCGAACTCGCCGAGCTTGTGCCCGACCATGGCCTCGGTCACGAACACCGGGACGTGCTTGCGTCCGTCGTGCACGGCGATCGTGTGCCCGAGCATCTCGGGAATGATCGTCGAGCGCCGCGACCAGGTCTTGATGACGTTCTTCGAGCCCTTGTCGTTCTGCGTCTCCACCTTCTTGAGCAGGTGGTCGTCGACGAACGGGCCCTTCTTCAGGCTGCGAGGCATCTGTCAGCTCTCCTGTTAGCCGCGCTTGCGGGTGGCGTAGCGGCGGCGGACGATCAGCCGGTCGCTCGGCTGGCCCTTACGACGGGTGCGGCCCTCGGGCTTACCCTGCGGGTTGACCGGGTGGCGACCACCGGAGGTCTTACCCTCACCACCACCGTGCGGGTGGTCGACCGGGTTCATCGCGACACCACGGACGGTCGGGCGCTTGCCCTTCCACCGCATCCGGCCGGCCTTACCCCAGTTGATGTTCGACTGGTCGGCGTTGCCGATCTCGCCGATGCTGGCGCGGCAGCGCACGTCGACCCGCCGGATCTCACCGGACGGCATGCGGAGGGTCGCGTACGCGCCCTCACGGCCGAGCAGCTGGATGCCGACGCCGGCCGAACGGGCCAGCTTGGCGCCACCGCCCGGACGCAGCTCCACGTTGTGGATCGTGGTACCGACCGGGATGTTGCGCAGCGGCAGGTTGTTGCCCGGCTTGATGTCGGCGCCCGGGCCCGACTCGACCGCGTCGCCCTGCTTCAGGTCCTTCGGCGCGATGATGTAACGCTTCTCGCCGTCGGCGTAGTGCAGCAGCGCGATACGCGCGGTGCGGTTCGGGTCGTACTCGATGTGGGCGACCTTCGCCGGCACGCCGTCCTTGTCGACCCGCTTGAAGTCGATCAGACGGTACTGGCGCTTGTGACCGCCGCCGTGGTGCCGCGTGGTGATCCGGCCGTGGGCGTTGCGACCGCCCTTCTTCGGCAGCGGAGCCAGCAGCGACTTCTCAGGCGTCGACCGGGTGATCTCGGCGAAGTCGGCGACGCTCGAGCCACGCCGGCCCGGCGTCGTCGGCTTGTACTTACGGATAGCCATTGTCTACACCCCTCAGCTGACCGGGCCGCCGAAGGCCTCGATACGGTCACCGTCAGCCAGCTTCACCATCGCCCGCTTGGTGTCCTTGCGCTTTCCGAACCCGGTCTTGGTCCGCTTGCGCTTGCCCTCGCGGTTGAGCGTGTTGACCGTCAGGACGCGGACGTTGAAGATCTGCTCGATGGCGATCTTGATCGCGGTCTTGTTCGCGTCCGGGTGCACCAGGAACGTGTACCAGTTGCGGTTCAGCTCGCTGTAGCTCTTCTCCGAGACGACCGGCGCGACGATGATGTCGCGCGGATCGGCGATCGTGCTCACTTGCCACCCTCCTCGGTGGTCTCGGCGGGAACGCCCAGGAACTCGTCCAGGGCCTCCTTGGTGAAGACCACGTCGTCGGCCACCAGCACGTCGTACGTGTTGAGCTGGCCGGCCTCGATCAGGTGCACCCGCGGCTCGTTGCGCAGCGACACCCAGTTCAGCTCGTCGGTGCTGCCCAGCACGACCAGGACGCGCCGGGCGTCGGTCAGCTTCGCCAGCGTGGCCAGGGCGGCCTTGGTCGACGGCTTCTCGCCGGAGACGAACGCCTCGACGACGTGCACCTGGCCGGCGCGGGCCCGGTCGGAGAGGGCGCCACGCAGGGCGGCGGCCTTCATCTTCTTCGGGGTGCGCTGGCTGTAGTCGCGCGGCACCGGGCCGTGGACCACGCCACCGCCGGCGAACTGCGGCGCGCGGGTCGAGCCCTGGCGGGCACGACCGGTGCCCTTCTGCTTGTACGGCTTCTTGCCTCCACCGGAGACCTCGCCGCGGGTCTTCGTCTTGTGCGTGCCCTGCCGGGCCGCCGCGAGCTGAGCCACCACGACCTGGTGCATCAGCGCGATGTTGGCCTGGGCGTCGAAGATGTCGGCCGGCAGCTCGACGGAGCCGCTCTTGGTGCCTTCGACGCTGAGGACGTCAACGGTGGTCACTTGGCCACACCGCCCTTCTTCGCCTTGGTCTTGGCCGCGGTGCGGACCAGGACCAGCGCGCCCTTGGGGCCGGGAATGGCGCCACGGACGAGCAGGAGGTTGTTCTCGGTGTCGACCGCCTGGACGGTCAGGTTCTGGACGGTGTAGCGCACGCCACCCATCCGACCGGCCATCCGGGTGCCCTTGAAGACGCGGCCCGGGGTCGCGCAGGCGCCGATGGAGCCCGGCGAGCGGTGCTTGCGCTCGACACCGTGGCTGGCGCGCAGACCGTGGAAGCCGTGCCGCTTCATCGGGCCGGCGTAGCCCTTGCCCTTGGTCTTGCCGGTGACGTCGATCACGACGCCCGCGGGGAACTCCTCGACCGTGACCTCCTGGCCCGGCGAGTAGTCCGCGGCGTCGCTGGTGCGCAGCTCGACGATGTGCCGGCGCGGCGCGACATCCGCCTTGGCGTAGTGCCCGGCGACCGGCTTCTTGACCTTGCGCGGATTGATGGCCCCGTACGCCAGCTGGACCGCGGAGTAACCGTCCTTGTCGGCGCTACGAACCTGGCTCACGACGCACGGGCCGGCCTGAACCACGGTCACCGGAACAACGCGGTTGTTGTCCCAGACCTGGGTCATGCCGAGCTTTGCGCCCAGGATCCCCTTGACTTGCCTGTCCATTTGTCCGGTCCCTACAGCTTGATCTCGATGTCGACGCCAGCCGGCAGGTCGAGGCGCATGAGCGAGTCGACCGTCTTCGGGGTCGGGTCGATGATGTCGATCAGACGCTTGTGCGTACGCATCTCGAAGTGCTCGCGCGAGTCCTTGTACTTGTGCGGCGAGCGGATAACGCAGAAACGGTTGATCTCCGTGGGCAGCGGCACCGGGCCAGCGACCTGCGCCCCGG encodes:
- the rplW gene encoding 50S ribosomal protein L23, which translates into the protein MSTIADPRDIIVAPVVSEKSYSELNRNWYTFLVHPDANKTAIKIAIEQIFNVRVLTVNTLNREGKRKRTKTGFGKRKDTKRAMVKLADGDRIEAFGGPVS
- the rplP gene encoding 50S ribosomal protein L16, which produces MLMPRKPPKGFRKPHHPDRHGASKGGNRVVFGEFGIQALEPAYVTNRQIESARIAMTRHIKRGGKVWITIFPDQALTKKPAETRMGSGKGSPEWWVANVKPGRVLFEMSFPNEQIAREAMRRAIHKLPMKCRIVTREVGES
- the rpsJ gene encoding 30S ribosomal protein S10, with the translated sequence MAGQKIRIRLKAYDHEVVDSSARKIVETVTRTGAQVAGPVPLPTEINRFCVIRSPHKYKDSREHFEMRTHKRLIDIIDPTPKTVDSLMRLDLPAGVDIEIKL
- the rplC gene encoding 50S ribosomal protein L3, with the translated sequence MDRQVKGILGAKLGMTQVWDNNRVVPVTVVQAGPCVVSQVRSADKDGYSAVQLAYGAINPRKVKKPVAGHYAKADVAPRRHIVELRTSDAADYSPGQEVTVEEFPAGVVIDVTGKTKGKGYAGPMKRHGFHGLRASHGVERKHRSPGSIGACATPGRVFKGTRMAGRMGGVRYTVQNLTVQAVDTENNLLLVRGAIPGPKGALVLVRTAAKTKAKKGGVAK
- the rpsQ gene encoding 30S ribosomal protein S17 — translated: MSENTTAATARARRKVREGLVVSDKMEKTVVVEVEDRVKHALYGKIMRRTSKLKVHDEQNSAGIGDRVLIMETRPLSATKRWRLVEILEKAK
- the rpsS gene encoding 30S ribosomal protein S19 encodes the protein MPRSLKKGPFVDDHLLKKVETQNDKGSKNVIKTWSRRSTIIPEMLGHTIAVHDGRKHVPVFVTEAMVGHKLGEFALTRTFKGHEKDDRKSRRR
- the rplN gene encoding 50S ribosomal protein L14 is translated as MIQQESRLRVADNTGAREILCIRVLGGSGRRYASIGDVIVATVKDAIPGAGVKKGDVVKAVVVRTAKERRRPDGSYIRFDENAAVIIKDGGDPRGTRIFGPVGRELRDKRFMKIISLAPEVL
- the rplV gene encoding 50S ribosomal protein L22, giving the protein MPGKGDAPVLPGARAVARHVRISPMKARRVVNLVRGLPAKEALTVLQFAPQAASEQVYKVLASAIANAENNERLDPDALLVSEAFVDEGPTMKRFQPRAQGRAYRIRKRTCHITVAVEAVAPAAPKKPAKKAETAKKAEPATQAGAAEGQSTTEGAE
- the rplX gene encoding 50S ribosomal protein L24; its protein translation is MTVKVKKGDTVVVIAGKDKGAKGKVIAAYPRQDKVLVEGVNRVKKHTRISTTQRGAKTGGIVTQEAPIHVSNVMVLDSDGKPTRVGYRIDDNGQKVRIARSTGKDL
- the rplE gene encoding 50S ribosomal protein L5 gives rise to the protein MTTATETKTMPRLKERYRSEIVAELQKQHNYGNPMQVPRLVKIVVNMGVGEAARDAKLIDGAVRDLATITGQKPQVRRATKSIAQFKLREGMPIGAKVTLRGDRMWEFLDRLLSIALPRIRDFRGLDGRKLDGHGNYTFGLTEQSVFHEIDQDKIDRQRGMDITVVTTATTDDEGRALLKLLGFPFKEN
- the rplB gene encoding 50S ribosomal protein L2 is translated as MAIRKYKPTTPGRRGSSVADFAEITRSTPEKSLLAPLPKKGGRNAHGRITTRHHGGGHKRQYRLIDFKRVDKDGVPAKVAHIEYDPNRTARIALLHYADGEKRYIIAPKDLKQGDAVESGPGADIKPGNNLPLRNIPVGTTIHNVELRPGGGAKLARSAGVGIQLLGREGAYATLRMPSGEIRRVDVRCRASIGEIGNADQSNINWGKAGRMRWKGKRPTVRGVAMNPVDHPHGGGEGKTSGGRHPVNPQGKPEGRTRRKGQPSDRLIVRRRYATRKRG
- the rplD gene encoding 50S ribosomal protein L4; amino-acid sequence: MTTVDVLSVEGTKSGSVELPADIFDAQANIALMHQVVVAQLAAARQGTHKTKTRGEVSGGGKKPYKQKGTGRARQGSTRAPQFAGGGVVHGPVPRDYSQRTPKKMKAAALRGALSDRARAGQVHVVEAFVSGEKPSTKAALATLAKLTDARRVLVVLGSTDELNWVSLRNEPRVHLIEAGQLNTYDVLVADDVVFTKEALDEFLGVPAETTEEGGK
- the rpmC gene encoding 50S ribosomal protein L29; protein product: MAAGVKASELRELSEEELVTKLREAKAELFNLRVQAATGQLDNNRRLQVIRREIARIYTIMRERELGLSAAPTEVTAS
- a CDS encoding type Z 30S ribosomal protein S14, producing MAKKALILKAAAKPKFSVRAYTRCQRCGRPKAVYRKFGLCRVCIREMAHRGELPGVSKASW
- the rpsC gene encoding 30S ribosomal protein S3 gives rise to the protein MGQKVHPTGFRLGISTDWKSRWFADKLYKDYIGEDVKIRRMMSKGLERAGISKVDIERTRDRVRVDIHTARPGIVIGRKGAEADRIRGELEKLTGKQVQLNIIEVKSPESDAQLVAQGVAEQLSSRVSFRRAMRKAMQSAMKNPVCKGIRVQVSGRLGGAEMSRTEFYREGRVPLHTLRANIEYGFFEARTTFGRIGVKVWIYKGDAVPGREAPAEAGPSRPRRDRGDRPERPRRGRSGSSGTTAGGTEAGRAAATTIAQQAETPSGEPVDAGAVAATASEPAATQPAETQQEG